A genomic window from Serratia liquefaciens includes:
- a CDS encoding ABC transporter ATP-binding protein: MVTQDVIIRARRLNKTFIGENKHPKPVLRDVSLAIHAGEFVTILGQSGSGKSTLLRMLAGLIPPDSGTLTLASKPVNGPSANVGMVFQSYALYPWLTVYDNIAFGLLAQKLPPQTIAERLGALLRLVGLTGYEHAWPRELSGGMRQRVGFARALAVEPDILLLDEPFSALDIFTAQKLRGDLLALWGENHLRTRAMVMVTHDVEEAVLMSDRVLILDAADKRIDDEFSVNIPRAARNRESLRHLTDRIRSCLYRKIAQSQSAG; this comes from the coding sequence ATGGTGACTCAAGACGTGATTATCCGCGCCCGCCGGCTGAACAAGACGTTTATCGGCGAAAACAAACACCCCAAACCCGTGCTGCGCGACGTGTCGCTGGCCATACACGCCGGCGAGTTCGTCACCATTCTGGGGCAATCCGGCTCGGGCAAGTCCACGCTGCTGCGCATGCTGGCGGGGCTGATCCCGCCGGACAGCGGCACGCTCACCCTGGCGAGCAAACCGGTCAACGGCCCGAGCGCCAACGTCGGCATGGTGTTTCAGTCCTACGCGCTTTACCCCTGGCTGACGGTGTACGACAACATCGCCTTCGGCCTGCTGGCGCAAAAGCTGCCGCCGCAGACGATCGCCGAGCGGCTGGGGGCGCTGCTACGCCTGGTGGGGCTGACCGGCTATGAGCACGCCTGGCCGCGCGAGCTTTCGGGCGGTATGCGCCAGCGCGTGGGTTTCGCCCGGGCGCTGGCGGTAGAGCCCGACATCTTGCTGCTGGACGAGCCCTTCTCCGCCCTCGATATCTTTACCGCGCAAAAACTGCGGGGCGATCTGCTGGCGCTTTGGGGAGAAAACCACCTGCGTACGCGCGCCATGGTGATGGTGACGCACGACGTCGAAGAAGCGGTGCTGATGTCCGATCGGGTGCTGATCCTGGACGCCGCCGACAAACGAATCGACGACGAATTCAGCGTCAACATCCCTCGCGCGGCGCGCAACCGGGAAAGCCTGCGGCACCTCACCGATCGGATCCGCAGCTGCCTGTACAGAAAAATCGCGCAATCGCAATCGGCCGGTTAA
- a CDS encoding ABC transporter permease, protein MQNNRGTSIFRKSYLNDFIVIAIGVFFIAFFIRAWGDMHGDFNEQNVSAINLDAWNLLYYSLRTSMRFLLGMVWSLLFSLVFAVLAARYAPLRRVILPFVNFMESVPLVGFLTFTTVYFLNLYPHSVMGLECTAIFAVFTGQAWNMMLTLYQTLRIVPKELDEAARSFNYNPWQRFWRLEFVYSVPGLLWNAMVSQSAAWFALVASEAIPVGDRSVELPGVGSYIAEALAQQNVAAILYAIVALAANIVLLDQLVFRPLVRYTARFKYEDVTANRPFGNPWFYNSLAFSHIGAALGSTLRALADLWLFKLPRLWYALCLHRLFRLAAKGNWLWRSLWYLGVVLACVWFGYRLWEYFPKQYFAMLPEWMLLTTARVVAAMLLSVAIFTPLGVWIGMNPRLVKIFQPIIQILAAIPPNIFYPLIAAFIAIYHQDLGWWAIPMIMLGTQWYVLFNVIAGVSAIPTQITEVSETFGLRRFRWWRYYMLPAIFPYIVTGIISAAGGAWNSAIAAEVIQWGSTTLSATGLGAFISVVTDAGKNPESALGCAAMCALVALCIIFVWQPLYRIAETKFKYD, encoded by the coding sequence ATGCAAAATAACCGGGGTACATCTATTTTCAGAAAGTCTTATTTAAATGACTTTATCGTTATCGCCATCGGCGTTTTCTTCATTGCATTTTTTATTCGCGCCTGGGGCGACATGCACGGCGACTTCAATGAACAGAACGTCTCCGCCATTAATCTCGATGCCTGGAATCTGCTCTATTATTCGCTCAGAACCAGCATGCGCTTTCTCCTCGGCATGGTCTGGTCGTTGCTGTTCTCTCTGGTGTTCGCCGTGCTGGCCGCGCGCTATGCGCCGCTGCGCCGGGTGATCTTGCCCTTCGTCAACTTTATGGAGTCGGTGCCGTTGGTGGGGTTCCTGACCTTCACCACCGTGTACTTTCTCAACCTCTACCCGCACAGCGTGATGGGGCTGGAGTGCACCGCCATCTTCGCGGTGTTTACCGGCCAGGCCTGGAACATGATGCTGACGCTGTATCAGACGCTGCGCATCGTGCCCAAGGAGCTGGACGAAGCCGCGCGCAGCTTCAATTACAACCCGTGGCAACGCTTCTGGCGGCTGGAGTTCGTCTATTCGGTGCCGGGCCTGCTGTGGAACGCCATGGTGTCGCAGTCCGCCGCCTGGTTCGCCCTGGTGGCCTCCGAAGCCATTCCGGTTGGCGATCGCTCGGTCGAATTACCCGGCGTCGGCTCCTATATCGCCGAAGCGCTGGCGCAGCAGAACGTAGCGGCGATCCTGTATGCGATCGTCGCGCTGGCTGCCAATATCGTGCTGCTCGATCAGCTGGTTTTCCGCCCGCTGGTGCGTTACACCGCCCGTTTCAAATATGAAGACGTCACCGCCAATCGGCCGTTCGGCAATCCGTGGTTCTACAACAGTCTGGCCTTCTCGCACATCGGCGCAGCTTTGGGCAGCACGCTGCGCGCGCTGGCTGACCTGTGGCTGTTCAAGCTGCCGCGGCTGTGGTACGCCCTCTGCCTGCACCGCCTGTTTCGCCTCGCCGCCAAAGGTAATTGGCTGTGGCGTAGCCTGTGGTATCTCGGCGTGGTGCTGGCCTGCGTCTGGTTCGGTTACCGGCTGTGGGAATACTTCCCCAAACAGTACTTCGCCATGCTGCCGGAGTGGATGCTGCTCACTACCGCGCGCGTGGTCGCGGCTATGCTGCTCAGCGTGGCGATCTTCACGCCGCTGGGAGTCTGGATCGGCATGAATCCACGCCTGGTGAAGATCTTCCAGCCGATCATCCAGATCCTGGCGGCCATTCCGCCCAACATTTTCTACCCGCTGATCGCCGCCTTCATCGCCATTTATCATCAGGATCTCGGCTGGTGGGCCATTCCGATGATCATGCTGGGTACCCAGTGGTACGTGTTGTTCAACGTGATCGCCGGCGTCTCCGCCATTCCGACGCAGATCACCGAGGTCAGCGAAACCTTCGGCCTGCGTCGCTTTCGCTGGTGGCGCTACTACATGCTGCCGGCGATTTTCCCCTACATCGTGACCGGCATCATCTCCGCCGCCGGCGGCGCCTGGAACAGCGCCATCGCCGCCGAGGTGATCCAGTGGGGCAGCACCACCCTCAGCGCCACAGGGCTGGGCGCCTTCATTTCCGTGGTGACCGACGCCGGCAAGAACCCGGAGTCAGCACTGGGCTGCGCAGCGATGTGCGCGCTGGTGGCATTGTGCATCATCTTCGTCTGGCAACCGCTGTATCGCATAGCGGAAACCAAATTCAAATATGACTGA
- a CDS encoding trehalose-6-phosphate synthase — MSRLVLISNKQCDGKDLACATQALSPDSQSDDDRGLWLGWNGDVQNFGEAPLRPVSYQHRSGYEQVTFPLSTEEFHFHYQGYYHDGLWPVFHNRPEKAHFTPENYRAYRQLNRHFADIACEYVCPNDIICIDDYQLLPCGQALKEQGLLNPCAFFFHLPFPSTALLRQIPEHHGLIESLFFYDLIGFQTLDDRNNFLSYLTHEYPVEMLPDDQLQVNGHIFATGIFPAGINGRQVY, encoded by the coding sequence ATGTCTCGTTTGGTTTTGATCTCGAATAAGCAGTGTGACGGCAAGGATCTGGCCTGCGCTACGCAGGCCCTATCGCCTGACAGCCAGAGCGATGACGATCGCGGGTTGTGGCTGGGCTGGAACGGTGACGTACAGAACTTTGGCGAGGCGCCGCTGCGCCCGGTCAGTTACCAGCACCGCAGCGGCTACGAACAGGTGACCTTTCCGCTGTCGACCGAGGAGTTTCACTTCCACTATCAGGGCTACTATCACGATGGCCTGTGGCCGGTGTTCCATAACCGGCCGGAGAAGGCGCATTTCACGCCGGAGAACTACCGCGCTTATCGGCAGCTCAACCGGCATTTCGCCGATATCGCCTGCGAGTATGTTTGCCCGAACGACATCATTTGCATTGATGATTACCAGCTGTTGCCCTGCGGCCAGGCGCTGAAAGAACAGGGGTTGCTGAACCCCTGCGCGTTCTTCTTCCATTTGCCGTTCCCGTCGACGGCGCTGCTCAGACAGATCCCCGAGCACCACGGCTTAATCGAATCGCTGTTTTTCTACGATCTGATCGGCTTTCAGACGCTCGACGACCGCAACAACTTTCTCAGCTATCTGACCCACGAATACCCGGTCGAAATGCTGCCCGACGACCAGTTGCAGGTTAACGGACACATCTTCGCCACCGGCATTTTCCCCGCCGGGATCAATGGCAGACAGGTTTATTGA
- a CDS encoding glutamine synthetase family protein: MHANVIGFNPLLADIPASQARSFHKEVEQYLQRYPDTEHVDIYLNDLNGQFRGKRLPVAELFALDKGCYFPLSIYAMDLGGQVIEESGLGQQAGEPDRLCLPVPGTLRPCARDPQHHAQLLLTMKNADGDACELEPRVVLQQVLKRLHAKGYFPVVAAELEFYLQDPLQQPADAGRCPTQSFSVDAPERHQALLNDIEHQARLQALPLTGVVAEAASGQYELNLHHSARVLEACDQVLALKRLTRQIAEKHHQHACFMAKPCAQAAGSGLHFHISLQDEQGNNLLASPPGELSATMTQVMAGMLALMPASMAIFAPNVNAFRRFRPGMHVPLRASWGHNNRTVALRLPCADNANQRIEYRLAGADANPYLAVAAMLSGMLYGLEHAQPLPPAACGNGYENGDAVALPLSQQEALALFQQTPPLQESLGPVFAALWHTCKSAELRRFEAQVTEAETRWML, from the coding sequence ATGCATGCTAACGTTATTGGTTTTAACCCGCTGCTGGCAGATATTCCCGCTTCGCAGGCGCGTTCATTCCACAAAGAAGTGGAACAGTATTTACAGCGCTACCCGGACACCGAACACGTCGATATTTATCTCAACGATCTGAACGGTCAATTCCGCGGAAAAAGGTTGCCTGTCGCCGAGCTTTTTGCGCTGGATAAAGGCTGTTATTTCCCGCTGTCGATCTACGCCATGGATCTTGGCGGCCAGGTGATCGAAGAGAGCGGACTGGGCCAACAGGCCGGCGAGCCGGACAGGTTATGTCTTCCGGTGCCCGGTACCTTGCGGCCCTGCGCCCGCGATCCGCAGCACCATGCTCAATTGTTGCTGACGATGAAAAATGCCGACGGCGACGCCTGCGAACTGGAGCCGCGCGTGGTGCTGCAACAGGTGCTAAAACGCCTGCATGCCAAGGGTTACTTCCCGGTCGTGGCGGCAGAGCTGGAGTTTTATCTGCAGGATCCGCTGCAGCAACCGGCTGACGCCGGACGGTGCCCAACGCAGAGTTTTTCTGTCGATGCGCCGGAGCGCCACCAGGCGTTGCTCAATGACATCGAGCATCAGGCCAGGCTACAGGCCTTGCCGCTGACCGGGGTGGTCGCCGAAGCGGCCTCCGGCCAGTATGAGCTGAACCTGCATCACAGCGCTCGCGTGCTGGAGGCCTGCGATCAGGTGCTGGCCCTGAAGCGGCTGACGCGCCAGATCGCCGAGAAACACCACCAGCACGCCTGCTTTATGGCCAAACCCTGTGCCCAGGCCGCCGGCAGCGGTTTGCATTTTCACATCAGCCTGCAGGATGAACAGGGCAACAACCTGTTGGCCAGCCCGCCGGGCGAGTTGAGCGCCACCATGACGCAGGTGATGGCGGGCATGCTGGCGCTGATGCCGGCCTCGATGGCGATATTCGCGCCAAACGTTAACGCGTTCCGCCGCTTTCGCCCCGGCATGCACGTGCCGCTGCGCGCCTCCTGGGGCCACAACAACCGCACGGTGGCACTGCGTTTGCCCTGCGCCGACAATGCCAACCAGCGCATCGAATACCGGCTGGCCGGGGCCGATGCCAACCCGTATCTGGCCGTAGCGGCGATGCTGAGCGGTATGCTGTATGGGCTGGAGCACGCGCAGCCCCTGCCACCGGCGGCCTGCGGCAACGGCTATGAAAATGGCGACGCGGTGGCACTGCCGCTCAGCCAGCAGGAGGCATTGGCGTTGTTCCAGCAGACCCCGCCGTTGCAGGAAAGCCTCGGCCCGGTGTTTGCCGCGCTGTGGCACACCTGCAAGAGCGCCGAGCTGCGCCGCTTTGAAGCGCAGGTCACCGAAGCGGAAACCCGCTGGATGCTCTAA
- a CDS encoding type II toxin-antitoxin system RelE/ParE family toxin: MWTVITTEEFDRWFVSQDDLTQEKVLAALVMLERGGPNLSRPFVDSLKESQHSNMKELRIQHKGRPIRAFFAFDPVRQAIVLCAGDKTGNEKRFYKVMLPIADAQFTQHLMCNFEE, encoded by the coding sequence ATATGGACTGTCATAACAACGGAAGAGTTTGATCGATGGTTTGTATCGCAAGATGACCTTACCCAGGAAAAGGTGCTTGCTGCATTGGTGATGCTTGAGAGAGGTGGCCCCAACTTATCCCGCCCATTTGTAGATTCGTTGAAGGAGTCGCAGCATTCCAATATGAAAGAGTTGCGAATCCAACATAAGGGGCGGCCAATTCGTGCTTTCTTTGCATTCGATCCTGTACGCCAAGCTATCGTTTTGTGTGCCGGCGACAAGACAGGCAATGAGAAGCGGTTTTACAAAGTCATGCTACCTATTGCCGATGCGCAGTTTACCCAGCATTTGATGTGTAATTTTGAGGAGTAA
- a CDS encoding helix-turn-helix domain-containing protein: MGTLKEMLASRTPDSRQRIEEMAEEMLLETRLYEVREALDISQQTLANNLGISQPSVAAIEQRGNELKISTLKRYVEAMGGTLRLDIELPDGKHVGFRV; this comes from the coding sequence ATGGGTACTTTAAAAGAAATGTTAGCTTCGCGTACCCCTGATAGCAGGCAGCGAATTGAGGAAATGGCAGAGGAAATGCTGCTGGAAACGCGCTTATATGAGGTGCGGGAGGCACTGGATATTTCACAGCAAACACTGGCGAATAATCTCGGTATTTCGCAACCCTCTGTTGCTGCTATAGAGCAACGTGGCAATGAACTGAAGATTTCGACATTAAAACGGTATGTGGAAGCGATGGGCGGAACACTGCGGCTGGATATTGAACTGCCGGATGGCAAACACGTTGGATTTAGGGTTTAA
- a CDS encoding YncE family protein, with translation MNSATTTSRRFGARAAFPLLLLTSMLFSAPLLAQGEPELLRKPVGKGAYEMVYSQGENALYLATSQSRKLDKGGVVYRLDPQTLDITQIIHNDIKPFGAAINSKTDTLFFGNTVNNSVTAIDGKTGEVKGRLVLDARKRSETVKPLAPRELVADATTDTLYITGLGESSVVWVVDGKDLTLRTTITETGKYGTGLALDAAASRLYVTNADGELVTIDTKTNKVLSRKKLDESKEHFFLNTSLDPATHRAFITDSKQAQVLVVDTRDGKILSKIDVPESLAVLFNPTRNEVYVTHRQAGQVSVIDAKNYKLLQTIKTPTHPNSLALSPDGQTLYVSVKQASSREKEATAPDDVIRIALK, from the coding sequence ATGAACTCTGCAACAACCACCAGCCGCCGCTTTGGCGCACGCGCCGCTTTCCCACTGCTGCTGCTCACTTCAATGCTGTTTTCCGCCCCGCTGCTGGCCCAGGGCGAGCCGGAACTGCTGCGCAAGCCCGTCGGCAAAGGCGCTTATGAGATGGTCTACAGCCAGGGCGAGAACGCGCTGTATCTGGCCACCTCACAAAGCCGCAAGCTGGACAAAGGCGGCGTAGTGTATCGTTTGGATCCGCAAACGCTGGATATCACCCAGATCATTCACAACGATATCAAACCTTTCGGCGCGGCCATTAACAGCAAAACCGACACGCTATTCTTCGGCAACACCGTCAATAACTCGGTCACGGCCATCGACGGTAAAACCGGTGAGGTTAAAGGCCGCCTGGTGCTGGATGCGCGTAAACGCTCCGAGACGGTAAAACCGCTGGCACCGCGTGAGCTGGTGGCCGACGCCACCACCGACACCCTGTATATCACCGGGCTGGGTGAATCCAGCGTGGTTTGGGTAGTGGACGGCAAAGACCTGACCCTGCGCACCACCATCACCGAAACCGGCAAATACGGTACCGGTCTGGCGCTGGATGCGGCCGCAAGCCGCCTGTACGTGACCAACGCCGACGGCGAGCTGGTGACTATCGACACCAAAACCAACAAGGTGCTCAGCCGCAAGAAATTGGACGAGTCCAAAGAGCACTTCTTCCTGAACACCAGCTTGGATCCTGCCACGCATCGCGCCTTTATCACCGACTCCAAGCAAGCACAGGTGCTGGTGGTCGATACCCGCGACGGCAAGATTTTGAGCAAAATCGACGTGCCGGAATCACTGGCGGTCCTGTTCAACCCGACGCGCAATGAGGTGTATGTCACCCATCGTCAGGCAGGCCAGGTCAGCGTGATCGACGCCAAGAACTACAAGCTGCTGCAAACCATCAAGACCCCAACCCACCCGAACAGCCTGGCGCTGTCACCGGATGGTCAGACGCTGTACGTGAGCGTCAAACAGGCTTCAAGCCGTGAGAAAGAAGCCACGGCGCCGGACGACGTGATCCGTATCGCGTTGAAATAA
- a CDS encoding porin, whose translation MRYIKTPIFIGGVVLSALSAGAQAEITILDKNPQSNVLLAPLSLKVGGSIRPEWIFNNGPEPGYYKNGHDGGTRFRFSGDYALTQDTSVIGYYEWGVDLAHALSWDGHYNEDGKRDYQRQLYGGFKDDRYGTLTFGHQYGIYYSVVGIKSDVWDNDGHAGGTGIGISGDYDGGNKPKNSLKYTNDFGPVTLYANYLLPEDELHTADNLSYRRKGGGGVGFDYKATKTLTVSAAYSYTDAKIKDNQYNEKEYHQQLSGTALTWQPNNWYIVGTASYYKDYVPSTRERTLSHYFAGSGYGVEGFVGYTFNIDKPFLKSIQPYVAADSLQLKGDEEYHANHVYLGVGTTIGYGLSVYAERTLANSSDNEPDSTWVTVFYDF comes from the coding sequence ATGAGATATATAAAAACGCCAATATTCATTGGCGGCGTTGTGCTGTCGGCGTTATCCGCCGGTGCGCAGGCAGAAATCACCATTCTGGATAAAAACCCGCAAAGCAATGTGTTGCTGGCACCACTGAGTTTGAAAGTCGGCGGCAGTATTCGCCCCGAGTGGATATTTAATAATGGCCCGGAGCCGGGGTATTATAAAAATGGTCACGACGGCGGCACGCGCTTTCGCTTTAGCGGCGACTATGCGCTGACGCAGGATACCTCGGTTATAGGCTACTACGAGTGGGGTGTCGATCTGGCACATGCGCTGAGTTGGGACGGCCACTACAACGAAGACGGCAAACGCGACTATCAGCGCCAGCTGTATGGCGGCTTCAAAGATGACCGCTACGGCACCTTAACCTTTGGCCACCAATACGGCATTTATTATTCGGTTGTCGGCATTAAAAGCGACGTCTGGGATAACGATGGGCATGCGGGCGGCACTGGCATTGGTATTTCCGGCGACTACGACGGCGGTAATAAACCGAAGAACAGCCTGAAATACACCAATGATTTTGGGCCGGTTACCTTATACGCCAACTATTTATTGCCGGAAGACGAGTTGCACACGGCGGATAATCTCAGCTATCGCCGCAAAGGTGGCGGCGGGGTAGGGTTCGATTATAAGGCGACGAAGACATTAACGGTAAGCGCGGCTTACAGCTACACCGACGCAAAAATCAAAGACAACCAATATAACGAGAAAGAGTATCACCAGCAGTTATCCGGCACCGCGCTGACCTGGCAACCCAATAACTGGTATATCGTCGGGACCGCCAGCTATTACAAAGACTATGTGCCCAGCACCCGTGAACGTACCTTGTCGCATTATTTCGCCGGGAGCGGTTACGGGGTGGAAGGTTTTGTCGGTTATACCTTTAATATCGACAAGCCTTTCCTGAAATCGATCCAACCTTATGTGGCTGCGGACTCGCTGCAATTGAAGGGCGACGAAGAGTACCACGCCAATCACGTATACCTCGGGGTGGGGACCACCATCGGCTATGGCCTGTCGGTGTATGCGGAACGGACGCTGGCCAACAGCAGCGACAACGAACCGGACTCCACCTGGGTGACGGTGTTCTACGACTTCTGA
- a CDS encoding AraC family transcriptional regulator, which translates to MPFVTQPLFDIDRVPRAVFAVQGSTVNKDWEVAHHRHQKAQLIYTMRGMIRCEVENGLWLVPPQCALWMPSNVLHNAQGTGATECYALFVDQAAITGLPTNCCTLAVSPLLRELLLQASGFDPLYDEQGPEGRLIGVLLDQLAAAPIENLHLPVSNDARIRQLTERLLADPADKATLSQWAQRIGMSERTLNRTLQQQMGMSFGHWRRQLHVMLALQRLTKGETVQRVALDLGYESASGFVTMFRKAVGKPPARYLAEKTAADRAQGGWITL; encoded by the coding sequence ATGCCTTTTGTCACTCAGCCGCTTTTCGATATCGATCGGGTGCCCCGGGCGGTTTTCGCCGTGCAGGGTTCCACCGTTAACAAGGATTGGGAAGTCGCCCATCACCGGCACCAAAAAGCGCAGCTGATTTATACGATGCGCGGCATGATCCGCTGTGAAGTGGAAAACGGCCTGTGGCTGGTCCCGCCGCAGTGTGCGCTTTGGATGCCCAGCAACGTGCTGCATAACGCTCAGGGTACCGGAGCCACCGAATGTTACGCGCTGTTTGTCGATCAGGCTGCCATCACCGGGTTGCCGACCAACTGCTGTACGTTGGCCGTTTCGCCATTGCTGCGTGAACTGTTACTTCAGGCCAGCGGTTTTGATCCGCTGTATGACGAGCAAGGGCCGGAGGGGCGACTGATTGGCGTACTCTTGGATCAATTGGCCGCCGCGCCGATTGAGAACCTGCACTTGCCGGTCTCCAATGACGCACGCATTCGCCAACTGACCGAGCGCCTGCTGGCCGATCCGGCGGACAAAGCCACCCTAAGCCAATGGGCTCAGCGCATCGGCATGAGCGAACGCACCCTCAACCGCACCCTGCAGCAGCAAATGGGCATGAGCTTTGGCCACTGGCGACGGCAACTGCACGTGATGCTGGCGCTGCAACGCCTGACCAAGGGGGAGACCGTACAGCGGGTGGCGCTGGATCTGGGCTATGAGAGCGCCAGTGGTTTCGTCACCATGTTCCGCAAAGCGGTGGGCAAACCGCCGGCACGCTATCTGGCGGAGAAAACCGCGGCGGATCGGGCACAGGGCGGTTGGATCACCCTGTGA
- a CDS encoding helix-turn-helix domain-containing protein codes for MYQQQVIAQLLAWIEANLDQPLTLDDIAAKSGYSKWHLQRLFKQLTGHILGTYARRRRLTAAARELRLTHTGVACIADKYQFDSQQTFTRCFKKQFGLPPAGYRRSADWSSHGMQPPLRMAEGPLPQGDIVTLPAMQLVGRTQRRCCTLGQMQRSKNELRQYVWNQVLQPEVAPPAVVYGLTSLEADSRQLDGQRMAYTLALADEQAEGEQVLIEQGDYASFTYQGQVEELPNFVDRLYEAAMPMMKAVRRPGQDIERFYPTPGEVCNVPGTAIRCEYLIPIRRTSPPAAAL; via the coding sequence ATGTATCAGCAACAGGTAATTGCGCAACTGCTGGCCTGGATTGAAGCAAACCTCGACCAGCCGCTGACGCTGGACGATATCGCCGCCAAATCCGGTTATTCCAAATGGCATTTGCAACGGCTGTTCAAGCAGTTGACCGGCCATATTCTGGGCACCTACGCCCGGCGCAGGCGTTTGACCGCCGCCGCGCGTGAGCTGCGGCTCACCCATACCGGCGTGGCCTGCATTGCCGATAAGTACCAGTTCGATTCCCAGCAGACCTTCACCCGTTGCTTCAAAAAACAGTTTGGTTTGCCGCCGGCCGGCTATCGCCGCAGTGCGGATTGGTCCAGCCACGGCATGCAGCCGCCGCTGCGGATGGCAGAAGGCCCATTGCCGCAGGGGGATATTGTCACTCTGCCGGCCATGCAGCTGGTGGGACGTACCCAGCGCCGCTGCTGCACGCTGGGGCAAATGCAACGTTCGAAAAATGAGCTGCGCCAGTATGTCTGGAACCAGGTGCTGCAACCCGAAGTTGCGCCACCGGCGGTGGTCTACGGCCTCACCAGCCTGGAAGCGGACAGCCGACAGCTTGATGGTCAACGCATGGCCTATACTCTGGCGCTGGCGGATGAGCAGGCCGAAGGGGAGCAGGTGCTGATCGAACAGGGGGATTACGCCAGCTTTACCTATCAGGGGCAGGTTGAAGAGTTGCCAAACTTCGTGGACCGCCTGTATGAAGCCGCGATGCCCATGATGAAAGCCGTACGGCGCCCCGGGCAGGATATCGAGCGTTTTTATCCGACGCCGGGTGAGGTTTGCAACGTACCCGGTACGGCGATCCGCTGCGAATATCTGATCCCGATTCGCCGAACGTCACCGCCGGCCGCTGCGCTTTAA
- a CDS encoding L,D-transpeptidase family protein — protein MKMSIRAFLTLFTALVAFSQAAFAVVYPLPAKDSRLVGENIQITVPEDSKLPLESFAAQYQMGLSNMLEANPGVDPFLPKAGSTLTIPQQLILPDAPREGIIINSAEMRLYYYPKGTNTVIVLPIGIGQLGKDTPLNWTTTVQRKKDGPTWTPTAKMRAEYAADGEILPAVFPAGPDNPMGLYALYVGRLYAIHGTNANFGIGLRVSHGCVRLRADDIKFLFENVPVGTRVQFINEPIKASVEPDGSRYIEVHNPLSANEEQLQSKDPVPLTISAPVGKVMMDPAVNQSEVDAAIKARSGMPVKVN, from the coding sequence ATGAAAATGAGCATTCGCGCGTTCCTAACCCTGTTTACGGCACTGGTGGCTTTCAGCCAGGCTGCCTTCGCCGTTGTATATCCTTTGCCTGCCAAAGACAGCCGTCTGGTGGGTGAGAACATCCAAATCACCGTACCGGAAGACAGCAAGCTGCCGCTGGAGAGCTTTGCCGCTCAATACCAGATGGGCCTGAGCAATATGCTGGAAGCCAACCCGGGTGTGGATCCTTTCCTGCCGAAGGCGGGCAGCACTCTGACCATCCCACAGCAGTTGATCCTGCCGGATGCGCCACGTGAAGGCATCATCATCAACAGCGCCGAGATGCGTCTGTACTACTACCCGAAAGGTACCAACACCGTAATCGTGTTGCCTATCGGTATCGGCCAGTTGGGCAAAGACACCCCGCTGAACTGGACCACCACCGTGCAGCGCAAGAAAGACGGCCCGACCTGGACGCCAACCGCCAAGATGCGCGCAGAATACGCCGCTGACGGCGAGATCCTGCCTGCAGTATTCCCGGCCGGTCCGGACAACCCTATGGGGCTGTACGCGCTGTACGTCGGTCGTCTGTATGCCATCCACGGCACCAATGCCAACTTCGGTATCGGTCTGCGCGTGAGCCATGGCTGTGTGCGTCTGCGTGCTGACGACATCAAGTTCCTGTTTGAAAACGTTCCGGTCGGCACCCGCGTGCAGTTCATCAACGAGCCGATCAAAGCCAGCGTTGAGCCGGACGGTTCCCGTTACATTGAAGTGCACAACCCACTTTCTGCTAACGAAGAACAGCTGCAGTCCAAAGATCCGGTGCCGTTGACCATCTCTGCGCCAGTGGGCAAAGTGATGATGGACCCAGCGGTTAACCAGAGCGAAGTGGACGCGGCAATCAAAGCCCGTTCCGGTATGCCGGTTAAAGTGAACTGA
- a CDS encoding ExbD/TolR family protein has protein sequence MRNWNEPKKNKAHIELIPMIDVMMFLLVFFVLISLNVIPALGLKTQLPSAGSAQQLKPQKKTIITLGAEEQLQLDGQPIALSALVSTLKQQQQENQTTTIIVNSDKGVAVERLVAVMDNLRQGGFFSVSIATRKL, from the coding sequence ATGCGTAACTGGAACGAGCCGAAAAAGAACAAAGCGCACATCGAACTGATCCCGATGATCGACGTGATGATGTTTTTACTGGTGTTTTTTGTGTTGATTAGCCTGAACGTGATCCCGGCCCTTGGGCTGAAGACTCAGTTGCCGTCCGCCGGTAGCGCTCAGCAATTGAAACCGCAGAAGAAGACGATCATCACGTTGGGCGCTGAGGAACAACTGCAGTTGGACGGTCAGCCCATTGCGCTGAGCGCGCTGGTCAGCACGCTGAAGCAACAGCAGCAGGAAAACCAGACCACCACCATTATCGTCAACAGCGACAAAGGCGTTGCGGTAGAGCGCCTGGTCGCGGTGATGGATAACCTGCGTCAGGGCGGTTTCTTCTCCGTCTCCATCGCCACACGGAAGCTGTGA